The Candidatus Binatota bacterium DNA window CGCCACCGACCCCGACGGCGACAGCTACACCGCCTACAATTCTATCGGGTTCCTGTAGGGAGAATACGAATGGTGGAGGGGGAGTCCTGGGCGGACTCTCCAGGGCCGTGGGTATCATCTCTGGCTCGCAGTCTCGCCATCCATCAATTGCCCTTCTTTCGTAGCGGGTCGTAGTGCACCTTGCGGCCTCGGAAGGGAACCAGGCCGTCCGGGTCGTGCCGCGATTCGAGGTTCTCTATCTGCCAGAGCGGCTCCCAGCAGGCGTGTCGCTCGAGCAGCGTCCGAGCCTGCGCGCGCGTTTCTTCAGGAAGCGCCTCGAAGTGGGTCCGTAGGCGTTCGAGACACCATACCCGGTACTGCGAGATCGGTAGGTTGCGATATCGGACCCCTTGGATCGTGGCGTCGTGTCGGCGTCGACCCGCGGCGAAGCCCTCCGCGTTGGCGCAGAGATAGGGGAGATACGCCAGCCCGATATCATCGAGAAACGGTTCCCAGTCTTCGGGGACACCCGGGACGAGTTCGCCGCTCGCCTGGCTCGCCCGCGCGTTCCAGAGGCGAGCCTGCCATTCGAAGACCGCGGGAGCGTGCGTCCGCATGATCTCGGCCGCGGTCGGGTCTTGTGAGAAGTGTCGGAACATCGACGCGAAGAATCCGAAGTCGGCCAGGGTAGGAACCTCGCCTAACAAGAAGGGGCGCGTGGCGAAGATGTCCGAAAGGCGATCCAGGGTGTCCAAGTAGATGGATTCGACATGGTCCCAGGTCTCGCGCGTCACCCCGTCGCGGCGGACATAGAAGCCCCCTTGCCTCTGTCGCATCGCGAAGCGTTTCACTGCGCCGGGTAGCGGAATCCCGGGTAGGATTTCGTCTGCAATTTTCCGACTGAGGAGGAGTGCGTCCTGCCGGTAGCTCCAGCGGAAATGCATAGCAGGTCTCCAAAGCCATTCTTCCGCATAGTCCTCGACAAGGCGGCTGACGAAGGCCTGGAGCGGGTCGCGGGGGATCACTGCCGATTCCGGATGATGCGTCTCGAACCAGTCGATCATGGGAGTGGTGTCGGTCATGAACCGGCCGTCGGGAAGTTCGACCGCGGGCATCTGGGACGTGCCGGTCTCCTGCTGGAGGCGGCGAGAAACCTTCGGCGAGAACGGTACAAAGTGATAGGGGATCTCTTTGTAGCGGAGGTATCCCTCTAACTTGCCCGTGTAGTAGGAGATCGCCGAGCCGTAGACGGTCAGCTTGGTCGTGTCATGATGCATCGCGCTCAACTTTCACTCGGGCCCGTGGGCGAGGGAAGTTCGAAAAAATGGAAATGGTGGAGCAGAAGGGATTTGAACCCTCGACCCCCACGTTGCGAACGTGGTGCTCTCCCAGCTGAGCTACTGCCCCTTATTCCGTAACCGTTCGGCCCGCCGATTCCTGGCATCTTGGCCGCGGTTCCCCATTGACACCACCCTCAAGCGGGGTGGTTCGGCTTGTTTTCTTTTTGTTCCTGGCTTTCCTTGCAGCCTATGCAGAGCGTTGTAACAGCCCGGGCTCGCAGGCGCCCCACCGGGATCATCTCGCCGCATTCCTCGCATTCGCCGAAAGTGCCGTCGCTTATGCGCGTGAGCGCCTCGTCTATTTTGCCGAGGAGCTTGCGCTCGCGGTCGCGAATGCGCAGGTCGCGTCCCGACTCGCTCTCCCAGGCCGCGCGGTCACCGGGGTCAGCGTAGCTCTCATCCTTGTCGGTCATCTCGTGGACGGTGCGGTCCACTTCATTCTGAAGCTGCTGCTTCTGGTGCTCAAGCTGCCGCTCGAACATTATGAGCTGTTCCTTGTTGAGCTCTCCCATTCGTGGGTTCCCTCTGCTGCCCCTTACGGGCAGACTAAACATGGAATCCTAGCACCACGATTGGGTCTAGTAAAGGCGGCCGGG harbors:
- a CDS encoding glutathione S-transferase family protein; its protein translation is MHHDTTKLTVYGSAISYYTGKLEGYLRYKEIPYHFVPFSPKVSRRLQQETGTSQMPAVELPDGRFMTDTTPMIDWFETHHPESAVIPRDPLQAFVSRLVEDYAEEWLWRPAMHFRWSYRQDALLLSRKIADEILPGIPLPGAVKRFAMRQRQGGFYVRRDGVTRETWDHVESIYLDTLDRLSDIFATRPFLLGEVPTLADFGFFASMFRHFSQDPTAAEIMRTHAPAVFEWQARLWNARASQASGELVPGVPEDWEPFLDDIGLAYLPYLCANAEGFAAGRRRHDATIQGVRYRNLPISQYRVWCLERLRTHFEALPEETRAQARTLLERHACWEPLWQIENLESRHDPDGLVPFRGRKVHYDPLRKKGN
- the dksA gene encoding RNA polymerase-binding protein DksA translates to MGELNKEQLIMFERQLEHQKQQLQNEVDRTVHEMTDKDESYADPGDRAAWESESGRDLRIRDRERKLLGKIDEALTRISDGTFGECEECGEMIPVGRLRARAVTTLCIGCKESQEQKENKPNHPA